The genomic window GCCATCCGTTGGTCCGCCTGGCCGCCTTCACGCTCGGCGCGTTTGCCGTGTTGGCGCTGGCCGCGTTCACACTGCCCGGGGCTACCGTCACCCTCTCCCCTGAACCGGACTGGCAAGAGGTCACCCTCACCGTCCGCGCTTCGCCCGATGACCGGGAAGTGCACCTGGACGGGCGGGTTCCTGCCCGCTGGGTAGAGGTCACGGTGGACGGAACGGACGAGATGGTCCCCCATGGCCGGGCTCAAGTGCCTTATCGAGCGGCGACGGCGGTGTTGCGCTTCGTCAACCTCACCACCAAAGAGGTGCAGGTTCCCGCGGGGACGATGGTCTTCAGTCGGGCCTCCCTGGAGATTCGCTTTGCCGTCATCCGGGGAGGCGTCGTCCCACCGTCGGGCACCCTCACCCTTACGGCGCAAGCCCTCCAGCCGGGCGCCCAAGGCAACCGCCCCGCTGACGACCTGCAGGGGCTGGAAGCGCCTCTGGCCTTCCAACTCCGCGTCACCAATCCTTACCCCGCCACCGGCGGGCAGGATGTCACCGTCCCCGCGCCTACGGAAGCCGACCAGGCCATCCTGCGTCGCCGGCTGGAAATCCAACTGGCTCAGCAGGCCCTGCAGCGCCTGCAGGAGGAAAGCAGCGCTGGAGTGCTCCTCGCCCCTTCTTTTCACCGGGCAGCCACGCTGGAAGAGGCCTTTTCCGCCGAGGTGGGAGAACCGGCTCAGGTGCTGCGCCTCTCCCTGCGGCAGGTGTACGGCGTGCTGGTGGTGGAGCAGGACACACTGAAGGCCCTGGCCCGGCAGGTGTTGGACGCCCGCCTGCAAGGTGACCTCTGGCCGCTCAACGATACCCTGGAGGTGCAGCCCCTCTCGCAGCCCCGGCAGGTGGCCCCGGAGAAGCCTGTCTTTCGCTGGCGCCTTCGGGTCCGCAGGATGGTGCTCCCCCGCGTCGATGGCGAGGCCCTGGCCCGCGACCTTAGCGGCCGGCCGCCTGGTGTAGCCGCTGCGCGCCTCGCGGCCCGATTTGCCCAGACGCATCCCCCGCAAATCACCCTGTTTCCTTCCTGGTGGCCCCGATTGCCCTGGCTGGCCTTTCGCATCCAGATCGCCGTTCAGCGGCCAACGCCTTCCTCGCCCAACCCTTGACCTTCCCTTCCCCCCACCGTGCCCCCTTTTCATGTATAATACCCCTACCATGCGTGTTCTGGCCGTCGATCCCGGTGAACGTTTCATCGGGATCGCTTTGTCCGATCCCACAGGCACCATTGCAAATCCGCTGACCATCCTGCGGCACCGCTCCAAAACGCGTGACGCCGAGGCCATCCTTCAATTGGCCCAGAAGCACGCGGTCGGGTGCATCGTGGTGGGCCAGGCCACCGATGCCCAGGGCCGCCCGACCACGCTGCAGGCCCGTCGCGCGGCCAATCTGGCCGCCGCCCTGCGGGCCCGCACCACCATCCCTGTCGTGCTTTGGGACGAAACCGGGAGCACCCAGGCGGTGCGCGAAGCCTGGTCCGCCATGGGGGTGGCGCGCCGCCGTAAGCGACGCCCCGATGCCCTGGCGGCGACCGTGATCCTGCAATCCTATCTGGACAGCCATCCATCGCCATGCGCCGAATCCTGATTTCGCTCCCTTTGCTCGCCATGGTCGCCGTGATGCTCGGCGGCCTGTTGTATCCTTTAGCCCAGGCCCAGCGGCTCTTTGGCCCTCCTGATGCCTCTCTGGGATGGTTTCAGCGATGGCGATTGAGCCTCAACCTGGTTCTGCGCGCTGAGACGCTTCAACGGCCGGTGGTCTTCCCCCAAAGGGAGGCCACCGTTTACATTCCTCCCGGCGCCTCGGCCAACGAAATCGCCGGGACGCTGTGGGAACAGGGGCTGCTGGCCGACCCGGCGGCCTTCCTGGCGTATCTCATCTACACCGGAGCCGATCGACGCCTGCAACAGGGCACCTACCGCTTGCAGGGGCCGCTTTCCGCCGCTCAGGTGGCGGCCCAGTTGCAAAATCCCGCGGCCCGATTGATCACCGTGCAGACCCTCCCCGGCTGGCGCAGGGAAGAGGTGGCCGCCTTGCTGGAGACGGGGGGACTGTTTTCCGCGGGCGATTTTCTGACGGCCACGGCCCACGCCTCCGATTATCCTTTGCCTTTCCCCGCGCCTCCCGATGCCACGCTGGAGGGGTTTCTTTTTCCGGGCACCTACACCCTGGCCCCCGACGACATCCCTTCGGATCTGGTTCGGGCCATGGTGGCCCGCCTGGCTCAGGTGGTCACCCCGGCGCTGCAACAGGGCTTTGCGGCTCAGGGGTTGACCCCCTATCAGGCCCTTATCCTGGCCTCCATTGTGCAACGCGAGGCTATGGTGGAAGACGAAATGCCCCTCATCGCCTCGGTTTACCTCAATCGCCTGCATCGGGGGATGCGCCTGGAAGCCGACCCCACGGTGCAATACGCTTTGGGACGATCAGGGCAGTGGTGGAAAAGCCCCCTGGCGACCTCTGACCTGCAAGTGGATTCCCCCTACAACACCTATCGCCACCCCGGCCTGCCCCCCGCCCCCATCGCCAACCCGGGGGAGGCCGCCCTGCGCGCCGTGGCCTTTCCGGCTTCTACTCCGTATCTCTTCTTTCGTGCCGCCTGTGACGGCAGTGGTCGCCATGTGTTTTCCGAGACCTTTGATGAGCATGTTCGCCAGCAGTGTCCGTAATCGCCATGGGAAAAACCCATGGCGACATTTTTCGTGATGCGAGGGAATGCCGCGATGACATCTCAGAGCACAAACCCTGTTTCCTCCCTCAAACTACCTCACTTGCGGATCGTGCCTGTGGAACGGGTGATTCCCCATGAACACCACGATCCCCAGAGGGCCGAACCACTGATGCGCCGCATCCAGGCCAGCGGGGTGTTCCGCGATCCGCCGCTGGTCATGCCCCTGCAGGACGAAACAGGTCGCTTTATGATCCTGGATGGCACCAACCGGGTCACGGCCATTCGTCGGATGGGTCTTCCCCATATTCTCGTTCAGGTGGTGCCTCCTGACGATCCTCATGTTTCGTTGAAGACCTGGAACCATTTGCTTTGGGGGTTGAGCTCTCAGGCCCTCCTGGCAGCCATCCGGCCAAAGGTCGCGCGTCCTCTAAAGCCGGTGGCCTTCGAGGAAGGCTACCAGGCGCTGCATGACCGGGAAGTGCTGCTGCTGATTTCCCTGCCCGATGGGCAGGCCTTTGCTCTCGCGCCGCGACCTTCCAGCGTGGCGGAGGCCCTGGCCGTCCTCAACCGGGTCGTCGAAGCCTATCTCTACCGTGCGTCGCTGGATCGCACCGTGGTGGCCCGAGCGGTCGAAGTGCGCCATTTGCATCCGGACCTCGCAGGGATTGTCGTCTTCCCGCCTTTTTCCATCCCCCAGGTGTTGGATGCCGTGGCCCAAGGCCATCGCTTCCCGGCGGGCATCACACGTTTCACCGTGGCTCCCCGCGCTCTCCGGCTCCACTACCCTTTGGAGCGTCTGGCAGCCGCCGGGGGGCTGGAGGACAAAAACCGCGAATTACAACAATGGCTCCAGGAGCGCCTGGCGCGGAAAGC from Anaerolineae bacterium includes these protein-coding regions:
- a CDS encoding ParB N-terminal domain-containing protein → MERVIPHEHHDPQRAEPLMRRIQASGVFRDPPLVMPLQDETGRFMILDGTNRVTAIRRMGLPHILVQVVPPDDPHVSLKTWNHLLWGLSSQALLAAIRPKVARPLKPVAFEEGYQALHDREVLLLISLPDGQAFALAPRPSSVAEALAVLNRVVEAYLYRASLDRTVVARAVEVRHLHPDLAGIVVFPPFSIPQVLDAVAQGHRFPAGITRFTVAPRALRLHYPLERLAAAGGLEDKNRELQQWLQERLARKAVRYYAEPTVLFDE
- the ruvX gene encoding Holliday junction resolvase RuvX codes for the protein MRVLAVDPGERFIGIALSDPTGTIANPLTILRHRSKTRDAEAILQLAQKHAVGCIVVGQATDAQGRPTTLQARRAANLAAALRARTTIPVVLWDETGSTQAVREAWSAMGVARRRKRRPDALAATVILQSYLDSHPSPCAES
- the mltG gene encoding endolytic transglycosylase MltG — its product is MRRILISLPLLAMVAVMLGGLLYPLAQAQRLFGPPDASLGWFQRWRLSLNLVLRAETLQRPVVFPQREATVYIPPGASANEIAGTLWEQGLLADPAAFLAYLIYTGADRRLQQGTYRLQGPLSAAQVAAQLQNPAARLITVQTLPGWRREEVAALLETGGLFSAGDFLTATAHASDYPLPFPAPPDATLEGFLFPGTYTLAPDDIPSDLVRAMVARLAQVVTPALQQGFAAQGLTPYQALILASIVQREAMVEDEMPLIASVYLNRLHRGMRLEADPTVQYALGRSGQWWKSPLATSDLQVDSPYNTYRHPGLPPAPIANPGEAALRAVAFPASTPYLFFRAACDGSGRHVFSETFDEHVRQQCP